One genomic region from Eremothecium gossypii ATCC 10895 chromosome I, complete sequence encodes:
- the PSF1 gene encoding DNA replication protein PSF1 (Syntenic homolog of Saccharomyces cerevisiae YDR013W (PSF1)) yields MYGDVANKLVLEAKRTDHLANGSATLQLPMFQDEMVRVILKEVSQLQRNAEYLKLQEDSGKLSKCQYFVTMLCMERNKRCLLAYQKTRSEILDAIAWENNGLDTMDLLSNKGHDSGNLSPYEQEYLREYSQLISDLTAGELMDIDLAGSLTPPSDVFIDVRVLKDAGEIQTEYGVFNLIKDSQFFVRQADVERLIQQGYLQKL; encoded by the coding sequence ATGTATGGAGACGTTGCGAACAAGTTAGTCTTAGAAGCAAAGCGGACGGACCATCTGGCTAATGGCTCGGCAACATTGCAATTGCCCATGTTTCAAGACGAGATGGTGAGGGTTATTCTGAAGGAGGTATCGCAGCTACAGCGCAATGCAGAGTACTTGAAGCTTCAGGAAGATAGTGGAAAGTTATCCAAGTGTCAGTACTTCGTAACCATGTTGTGTATGGAGAGGAACAAGAGATGCCTACTTGCCTACCAGAAAACCCGGAGCGAGATTCTGGACGCGATAGCCTGGGAGAATAACGGTTTAGATACGATGGATTTGCTATCCAACAAGGGACACGACAGCGGTAACCTCTCACCGTACGAACAAGAGTACCTACGTGAGTATTCACAGCTTATTTCTGACCTGACGGCTGGCGAGCTGATGGACATCGACCTTGCAGGGAGCCTGACGCCTCCGTCCGACGTTTTCATCGACGTGCGTGTGCTGAAGGATGCAGGCGAGATCCAGACCGAATACGGCGTCTTCAACTTGATCAAAGATTCGCAGTTCTTTGTGCGGCAGGCGGATGTGGAGCGCCTAATTCAGCAAGGTTACCTACAGAAATTATAG
- the RAD61 gene encoding Rad61p (Syntenic homolog of Saccharomyces cerevisiae YDR014W (RAD61)), with the protein MPMKVYGRHGRYNRLVTTFGKTHGEEDSWFSSDDENHGRPVSDDTTKLSLSQDRCSELPEETIGANRKRPAERTQTDPVWEFLERPASGQKRRRRATCDSTEYRESASQEFLNAVNVVQGIVSSLKPAKEVVEHWAELEDVPEDRGNNGQAVYGKTRTMLAKAEEDSDTEAAAHESDERAAQGDEALSRHFNELRTMGETLKYSEDLDFILSDNSMTTPEHRRNNMLRLCLDMMNNEDLCQYIVKYRHREVWEWCFQGTDPKQKVTSLLQCFIADKIPLLRHDKRWAMLSLENFILPLATDEVFPKKIAGSRLVKLNYQDLLRKLKFTNTCEYALYIWATYLLYTEAVYGAVPALARLISRGQLKDWDTACSLLENNIVAAPSGSDIEEYAQAFQTLAGLSREKLTNEGVLKCLIKLTNHTTVLELSADLLPSLVRSLAMSVQLHQNNIVSSISEIKTNLLILQLGLLLNIVSEATTAASTEELTNFGAVFRSVFVKKPTEMSFVLQLFLLVYAYSAGAAGVQLPPAEADFLKSELEAFATDVSSYNHNIHTRITRVLETL; encoded by the coding sequence ATGCCAATGAAGGTTTATGGCCGTCACGGGAGGTATAACAGACTTGTAACGACTTTTGGTAAGACCCACGGTGAGGAAGATAGCTGGTTTAGCAGCGACGATGAGAACCACGGCAGACCAGTTAGCGACGACACAACCAAACTCAGCCTGAGCCAAGATCGATGCAGCGAATTACCGGAGGAGACGATAGGTGCGAATAGAAAACGTCCGGCGGAGCGAACGCAGACGGATCCGGTGTGGGAGTTTCTGGAACGGCCGGCATCGGGGCAGAAGCGGAGAAGACGAGCAACATGCGATTCTACAGAATATAGAGAGAGTGCCAGTCAAGAGTTTCTAAACGCTGTGAACGTTGTGCAGGGCATAGTGTCTTCTCTCAAGCCTGCAAAAGAGGTAGTTGAGCACTGGGCGGAGCTTGAGGATGTGCCAGAGGATCGGGGCAATAACGGGCAGGCGGTCTATGGCAAAACAAGAACCATGCTTGCAAAAGCGGAAGAGGATTCTGACACcgaagctgctgcacaTGAGTCTGACGAACGCGCTGCACAGGGCGACGAAGCACTATCGCGGCACTTTAATGAGCTGCGTACGATGGGCGAGACTCTTAAGTACAGCGAAGATCTGGACTTTATATTGTCCGACAACTCCATGACGACACCGGAACATAGACGCAACAACATGCTGCGCTTGTGTCTGGATATGATGAACAACGAAGATCTCTGCCAGTACATTGTGAAATACCGGCACCGCGAAGTATGGGAATGGTGCTTCCAGGGCACAGATCCAAAACAGAAAGTGACATCACTGCTGCAATGTTTTATTGCAGACAAAATACCACTGTTGAGACATGATAAGCGATGGGCTATGCTTTCGCTAGAGAATTTCATTCTGCCGCTGGCCACGGACGAAGTGTTTCCTAAGAAGATTGCTGGTTCTCGCTTGGTGAAACTGAATTACCAGGACCTTCTCCGCAAGTTGAAGTTTACCAACACGTGTGAGTATGCTCTTTATATATGGGCAACCTATCTGCTATATACGGAGGCAGTGTATGGTGCTGTTCCTGCACTCGCGCGGCTAATTTCCAGAGGTCAACTTAAAGATTGGGATACTGCATGTTCACTTTTAGAAAACAATATCGTCGCTGCTCCGAGCGGTTCTGACATTGAAGAATACGCACAAGCGTTTCAGACTCTTGCTGGCCTTAGTAGAGAAAAGCTTACGAATGAAGGTGTACTGAAGTGTCTGATCAAGTTAACTAACCACACAACGGTTTTGGAGCTCTCGGCCGATCTACTGCCAAGTCTTGTTCGCAGTCTTGCTATGTCTGTGCAATTACACCAGAATAACATCGTCAGCTCCATCTCAGAGATCAAAACAAACCTTCTAATACTCCAGCTTGGACTGCTCTTGAACATTGTGTCGGAGGCAACTACTGCAGCAAGCACAGAAGAGCTCACAAACTTTGGAGCCGTGTTCCGAAGTGTGTTTGTCAAAAAACCTACGGAGATGTCTTTCGTGCTTCAACTGTTCTTGCTGGTCTATGCCTacagcgccggcgctgccggcgtACAGTTACCCCCCGCAGAGGCGGACTTTCTCAAGTCCGAGCTTGAGGCTTTCGCTACAGACGTTAGCTCATACAACCACAATATCCATACGCGCATTACGCGTGTGCTTGAGACACTCTGA
- the PDX3 gene encoding pyridoxamine-phosphate oxidase PDX3 (Syntenic homolog of Saccharomyces cerevisiae YBR035C (PDX3)), producing MEEQPIIFAPETFQYDKSSLSVEDVVADPIDQFTMWFEDARKDPTEDIPEAITFSTAELPSGRVSSRVLLFKELDHRGFTVYSNWGTSKKAADVRSNPQAAIVFFWRNLQRQVRVEGIVEHVSRATSERYFKTRTRGSKVGAWSSLQSQTLADRKELEDRYKANEARFAEEEDVPCPEHWGGVRVVPLEIEFWQGRPSRLHDRVVYRRKTEHDDWEISRLAP from the coding sequence ATGGAAGAGCAACCTATTATCTTCGCGCCTGAGACATTCCAGTATGATAAGTCTTCGTTAAGTGTCGAGGATGTCGTAGCCGATCCGATCGACCAGTTTACAATGTGGTTCGAGGATGCCCGGAAAGACCCAACAGAAGATATCCCAGAGGCAATTACTTTCTCCACAGCCGAACTTCCAAGTGGCCGCGTATCTTCGCGGGTGTTACTGTTTAAGGAGCTGGACCATCGTGGTTTCACGGTATATTCAAATTGGGGGACTTCCAAGAAGGCTGCTGACGTTCGCAGTAACCCGCAAGCCGCCATTGTGTTCTTCTGGCGGAACCTGCAACGCCAGGTGCGCGTGGAGGGAATAGTGGAGCACGTCTCGCGTGCGACCTCGGAGCGGTACTTCAAGACGCGGACGCGGGGATCTAAAGTCGGCGCTTGGTCCTCGCTCCAGTCTCAGACGCTGGCGGATCGGAAAGAACTGGAAGACCGCTACAAGGCGAACGAAGCGCGCTTTGCAGAGGAAGAAGACGTGCCTTGTCCAGAACACTGGGGCGGCGTACGGGTGGTGCCTCTTGAGATAGAGTTCTGGCAAGGCAGGCCCTCCCGCCTGCATGATAGAGTGGTCTATCGGCGGAAGACCGAGCACGATGACTGGGAGATCTCACGGCTAGCTCCATGA